One window of the Thamnophis elegans isolate rThaEle1 chromosome 6, rThaEle1.pri, whole genome shotgun sequence genome contains the following:
- the PRDM15 gene encoding PR domain zinc finger protein 15 isoform X5 has product MLSVSLADSRQLFRLSGSTQLYPAPNYNSHDAVRRHALASGGAWLPARIGTWSPDSIRVSTFQKQIPEMAEEGGDFIWCEDCNQYHDSECPELGPVVTVKDSFVLSRARSSLPSNLEIRQHEDGTEGVFAITQLVKRTQFGPFESKRVAKLEKELTFPLKVFQKEGSPVYFDTSNEDNCNWMMMVRPASLYEHQNLTAFQHDNDIYFTTSRDIPPGTELRVWYAAFYAKKMEKPVLKQCIVNEHGQGHLEQAKTVPQSNQKDVHLEKALEVTHTDQPITICESANSQVDMKKKTRRGRKAKGAKVEIPLVIVDDKDSTAVNSVDHVAEIITEVPPDDTAIPSAAEDQIMELMLTKLPSPANNMSSLTKFPHHQSSVSLKRSLILSSRHGIRRKLIKQLGEHKRVYQCSICSKMFQNSSNLSRHIRSHGDKLFKCEECGKLFSRKESLKQHVSYKHSRNEVNSEYRYRCATCEKAFRIESALEFHNCRTDDKTFQCEMCFRFFSTNSNLSKHKKKHGDKKFACEICNKLFYRKDVMLDHQRRHLEGVRRVKREEFEHNAENMVRYKKEPSRCPVCGKIFSCRSNMNKHLLTHGDKKYTCEICGRKFFRVDVLRDHIHVHFKDIAIMDDHQREEFIGKIGISSEENDDNSDGSVDSEPHKYSCKRCQLTFGRGKEYLKHIMEVHKEKGYGCSICNRRFALKATYHAHMVIHRENLPDPNVQKYIHPCEICGRIFNSIGNLERHKLIHTGVKSHACEQCGKSFARKDMLKEHMRVHDNIREYLCAECGKGMKTKHALRHHMKLHKGIKEYECMECHRKFAQKVNMLKHYKRHTAGIKDFMCELCGKTFSERNTMETHKLIHTVGKQWTCSVCDKKYVTDYMLQKHIQLTHDKVEAQNCQLCGTKVSTRASMSRHMRRKHPEVLSVRIDDLEQLSETTTVDASSIGIVQIYTPPSLQEFKAAVITLPPNFPHNHHHSASQI; this is encoded by the exons GGTGTGAAGATTGCAATCAGTATCATGATTCAGAATGTCCAGAGCTGGGTCCTGTGGTGACAGTCAAAGACTCCTTTGTGTTAAGTAGAGCAAG ATCATCTCTTCCTTCCAACTTGGAGATCAGACAACATGAAGATGGGACTGAAGGTGTTTTTGCAATAACTCAACTTGTGAAGCGTACCCAATTTGGTCCCTTTGAATCCAAGAGAGTTGCCAAACtagaaaaggaattaacatttCCACTGAAG GTTTTTCAGAAGGAGGGGTCTCCAGTCTATTTTGATACATCTAATGAAGACAACTGTAACTGGATGATGATGGTGAGACCTGCCAGTCTATATGAGCATCAAAACCTGACTGCTTTTCAACATGATAATGACATTTACTTCACTACCTCTCGGGACATCCCACCGGGAACTGAGTTAAGAGTATGGTATGCAGCTTTCTACgccaaaaaaatggaaaagccaGTTCTAAAGCAATGCATTGTCAATG AACATGGGCAGGGTCATTTGGAGCAAGCTAAAACAGTTCCACAGAGCAATCAAAAGGATGTTCATCTAGAGAAGGCTCTGGAAGTTACCCATACCGATCAACCCATCACTATCTGTGAAAGTGCCAATTCCCAAGTGGATATGAAGAAAAAAACTCGACGGGGCAGGAAAGCCAAAGGAGCAAAAGTAGAAATACCTCTTGTGATTGTGGATGATAAAGATTCTACTG CAGTGAACTCAGTGGACCATGTGGCTGAAATTATCACTGAGGTCCCACCTGATGACACAGCGATTCCTTCAGCAGCAGAAGATCAAATTATGGAGCTGATGTTAACAAAGCTACCCAGTCCTGCAAACAACATGAGTTCATTAACAAA GTTTCCTCACCATCAGAGCTCTGTATCCCTTAAGAGAAGTTTAATCCTTTCCAGCCGACACGGAATTCGACGCAAGCTGATCAAGCAGCTTGGGGAACACAAAAGGGTCTATCAGTGTAGTATCTGCAGTAAAATGTTCCAAAATAGTAGCAATCTTAGCCGACACATCCGCTCTCACG GTGACAAACTATTCAAATGTGAGGAATGTGGGAAGCTTTTTAGTCGAAAAGAGAGTTTGAAGCAACATGTTTCATACAAACACAGTAGGAATGAG GTTAACAGTGAATATAGATACAGATGCGCTACGTGTGAGAAAGCTTTTCGGATAGAAAGCGCATTAGAATTCCACAACTGCAGGACAG ATGATAAGACATTTCAGTGTGAGATGTGTTTCAGATTCTTTTCTACAAACAGTAATCtttcaaaacataaaaagaaacatGGGGACAAGAAATTTGCCTGTGAGATTTGCAATAAGCTATTCTACCGAAAGGATGTGATGTTGGATCATCAGAGGCGGCACCTGGAAG GAGTGAGACGTGTTAAAAGAGAAGAATTCGAGCACAATGCAGAAAATATGGTTCGCTACAAGAAAGAGCCTTCCAGATGCCCAGTATGTGGAAAG ATTTTTTCGTGCAGGAGTAATATGAATAAGCATCTTTTGACCCATGGAGATAAGAAATATACATGTGAGATTTGTGGCCGTAAATTTTTCAGAGTTGATGTTCTGAGAGATCATATTCATGTTCATTTTAAG GACATAGCAATAATGGATGACCACCAGAGAGAAGAATTTATTGGCAAAATTGGAATCTCTTCAGAAGAAAATGATGACAACTCAGATGGAAGTGTGGATTCTGAGCCCCACAAGTATAGCTGCAAAAGGTGCCAG TTAACGTTTGGCCGAGGTAAAGAGTACTTGAAACATATCATGGAAGTTCACAAAGAGAAGGGTTATGGTTGTAGCATCTGCAACAGGCGTTTTGCTTTGAAGGCAACTTACCATGCTCATATGGTTATTCATCGGGAGAACTTACCAGACCCCAATGtgcaaaa ATATATTCATCCATGTGAAATCTGTGGAAGAATTTTTAACAGCATAGGAAATTTAGAACGACATAAACTTATTCATACAG GGGTGAAAAGTCATGCTTGTGAACAATGTGGCAAGTCATTTGCAAGGAAGGACATGTTAAAAGAACACATGAGAGTCCATGATAACATCCGAGAATATCTATGTGCAGAATGTGGTAAAG GAATGAAAACAAAGCATGCTTTGCGACACCACATGAAGCTACATAAAGGGATAAAGGAGTACGAATGTATGGAATGCCATCGGAAATTTGCACAGAAAGTCAACATGCTTAAGCATTATAAAAGGCACACAG CAGGGATCAAAGACTTCATGTGTGAACTCTGCGGAAAGACCTTTAGTGAGAGGAACACAATGGAAACCCATAAACTAATTCACACAg TGGGGAAGCAGTGGACATGCTCAGTGTGTGATAAAAAGTATGTCACAGATTACATGCTTCAAAAACATATCCAGCTGACTCATGATAAAGTAGAAGCTCAGAATTGTCAACTCTGTGGGACAAAAGTGTCTACTAGAGCTTCAATGAGCCGTCACATGAGAAGAAAACACCCAGAG GTTCTTTCAGTTAGGATTGATGACTTGGAGCAGCTGTCAGAGACCACAACTGTTGATGCTTCATCTATAGGAATTGTGCAG attTATACTCCGCCTTCCCTTCAGGAGTTCAAGGCGGCAGTCATAACACTCCCTCcaaattttccccacaaccaccaccacTCAGCAAG CCAGATCTAG